One region of Streptomyces capillispiralis genomic DNA includes:
- a CDS encoding cold-shock protein: MPTGKVKWFNSEKGFGFLSRDDGGDVFVHSSVLPAGVEALKPGQRVEFGVVAGQRGDQALSLTILDPTPSVAAAQRKKPDELASIVQDLTTVLENITPQLERGRYPDRAAGKKIAGLLRAVADQLDV; the protein is encoded by the coding sequence GTGCCCACCGGCAAGGTCAAGTGGTTCAACAGCGAGAAGGGCTTCGGCTTTCTCTCCCGTGACGACGGCGGCGACGTCTTCGTGCATTCCTCGGTCCTCCCCGCCGGAGTCGAGGCCCTGAAGCCGGGCCAGCGCGTGGAGTTCGGCGTGGTCGCCGGACAGCGCGGCGACCAGGCCCTCTCCCTGACCATCCTCGACCCGACCCCGTCGGTCGCCGCCGCCCAGCGCAAGAAGCCCGACGAGCTGGCCTCCATCGTCCAGGACCTGACGACCGTGCTGGAGAACATCACGCCGCAGCTGGAGCGGGGCCGCTACCCCGACCGCGCCGCCGGCAAGAAGATCGCCGGCCTGCTCCGCGCGGTCGCCGACCAGCTCGACGTCTAG
- a CDS encoding 1,4-dihydroxy-6-naphthoate synthase has translation MSSEQRQLRIAYSPCPNDTFVFDALAHGRVPGAPALDVTFADIDLTNGMAERGELDVLKVSYAVLPYVLDEYALLPCGGALGRGCGPLVLTREEGVDLTGRTVAVPSERSTAYLLFRLWAADVVPGGVGEIVVMPFHEIMPAVRDGKVDAGLVIHEARFTYRNYGLHRLADMGEHWERTTGLPIPLGAIIARRSLGGAALTRLADAIRASVRAAWDDPEASRPYVMEHAQEMDPAVADQHIGLYVNEFTADLGEDGYAAVRGLLTRAAAEGLVPPLGPDALRFP, from the coding sequence ATGAGCAGTGAGCAGCGGCAGCTGCGGATCGCCTACTCCCCCTGCCCCAACGACACCTTCGTCTTCGACGCCCTCGCCCACGGCCGCGTGCCGGGCGCGCCGGCCCTCGACGTGACCTTCGCCGACATCGACCTCACCAACGGCATGGCCGAGCGCGGCGAACTCGATGTGCTGAAGGTGTCGTACGCGGTGCTGCCGTACGTCCTCGACGAGTACGCGCTGCTGCCCTGCGGGGGCGCGCTGGGGCGGGGCTGCGGCCCGCTGGTGCTGACCCGGGAGGAGGGGGTGGACCTCACCGGGCGCACGGTCGCGGTGCCGAGCGAGCGGTCGACGGCGTACCTGCTGTTCCGGCTGTGGGCCGCCGACGTGGTGCCGGGCGGGGTCGGGGAGATCGTGGTGATGCCGTTCCACGAGATCATGCCGGCCGTGCGGGACGGGAAGGTCGACGCGGGGCTCGTCATCCACGAGGCGCGCTTCACGTACCGGAACTACGGGCTGCACCGGCTCGCCGACATGGGTGAGCACTGGGAGCGCACCACGGGGCTGCCGATCCCGCTCGGCGCGATCATCGCCCGGCGGTCGCTGGGCGGGGCGGCGCTGACCCGGCTCGCCGACGCGATCCGCGCGTCCGTGCGCGCCGCCTGGGACGACCCCGAGGCGTCGCGGCCGTACGTCATGGAGCACGCCCAGGAGATGGACCCGGCCGTCGCCGACCAGCACATCGGGCTGTACGTCAACGAGTTCACCGCCGATCTGGGCGAGGACGGCTACGCGGCGGTGCGGGGGCTGCTGACGCGCGCGGCGGCCGAGGGGCTGGTGCCGCCCCTCGGCCCGGACGCGCTGCGGTTCCCCTGA